The following are encoded together in the Anoplopoma fimbria isolate UVic2021 breed Golden Eagle Sablefish chromosome 13, Afim_UVic_2022, whole genome shotgun sequence genome:
- the LOC129101609 gene encoding E3 ubiquitin-protein ligase NEURL3-like, translated as MVKESEIGNSVVGSETSHRCGRSCLGPLTFHPLAVGDKVSLSQGGRLAERTGATFKNGLVFSSRPAKIQERIRLRVEKDSLNWQGALRVGFTNVPPLDRSLPLPIMAIPNLTDVQGHWAAPVPESHCQTGSELEFWLSNGGSLYVTSGNIKQHKLLTGVDLSQPLWAMIDIYGQTCAISLLGSEKRELLYTRRSCPAPEHLTSPDADSHNSLIPVSSLLGNSDECISCLDMTAPAGKGSVMGCVVCMEKEARITLPCGHQCLCKQCAAKVLQEFGTCPLCRHRISTPSVDRL; from the exons ATGGTGAAGGAAAGTGAAATCGGGAACTCTG TTGTTGGGTCAGAGACATCGCACAGATGTGGCAGGTCCTGCCTCGGTCCTCTGACCTTCCACCCTCTGGCTGTGGGAGACAAGGTCAGCCTGAGCCAAGGGGGTCGGCTCGCAGAGAGGACGGGGGCCACGTTCAAGAACGGCCTGGTGTTCAGCAGCCGCCCGGCGAAGATCCAGGAGAGGATTCGTCTGAGGGTTGAGAAAGATTCGTTAAACTGGCAAGGAGCTCTGCGTGTGGGCTTCACCAACGTGCCGCCCTTGGACAGATCTCTGCCTCTGCCCATCATGGCCATCCCCAACCTCACTGACGTCCAAGGGCACTGGGCCGCCCCGGTGCCTGAATCCCACTGCCAAACTGGTTCAGAGCTGGAGTTCTGGCTCTCCAATGGAGGCTCCTTATACGTCACAAGCGGCAACATCAAGCAGCACAAGCTACTGACAGGAGTGGACCTCAGCCAGCCGCTCTGGGCGATGATAGACATCTATGGACAGACATGTGCCATTTCCCTCCTGG GCTCAGAGAAAAGGGAGCTGCTTTACACCAGACGGTCCTGTCCCGCACCTGAACACCTCACCTCACCTGATGCTGACAGCCACAACAGTTTAATTCCTGTCTCGAGTCTCCTCGGAAACAGTGATGAATGCATCTCCTGTCTTGACATGACAGCCCCAGCAG GTAAAGGCAGCGTAATGGGCTGTGTGGTGTGCATGGAAAAGGAGGCCAGAATCACGTTGCCTTGCGGCCACCAGTGTTTATGTAAGCAGTGCGCCGCAAAAGTCCTACAAGAGTTTGGCACCTGCCCGCTGTGCCGACACAGGATCAGCACTCCATCAGTGGACAGGTTGTGA